One Synechococcus sp. JA-2-3B'a(2-13) genomic window carries:
- a CDS encoding 16S rRNA (uracil(1498)-N(3))-methyltransferase, with amino-acid sequence MVLSERTHDLSALPRLAIDPAQRDPSGVLRLTGPQQHYLQRVRRLRPGDLFLVLDGSGKLWAARWQAQGSQIVGEVETLPRELPVFLHLGLAVVKGQGFDEVLRQVTELGVARITPLLTERTVLEPGSGRQERWQKIVREAAEQCERLRWPQVDPPTPWTSWLAELQAVRATRTESFWWGIAVARENAPLLVQALPKLQIPALAIAIGPEGGWTVAERRQAEEYGGVSVSLGPTILRATTAAVVATSQIAATYSWLDSSLDRGHLAPLATGSVVADNQ; translated from the coding sequence ATGGTGTTGTCTGAACGCACGCATGACCTGAGCGCTTTGCCCCGGTTGGCGATTGACCCGGCGCAGCGGGATCCGAGTGGTGTTCTCCGTTTAACCGGCCCGCAACAGCACTACTTGCAGCGGGTGCGCCGCCTCAGGCCAGGGGATCTCTTTTTGGTTTTGGACGGCTCAGGCAAGCTGTGGGCGGCCCGTTGGCAAGCTCAGGGATCCCAAATTGTGGGCGAGGTGGAGACGCTGCCGCGGGAATTGCCCGTTTTTTTGCATCTGGGCTTGGCGGTGGTCAAAGGGCAGGGGTTTGACGAGGTGCTCCGCCAGGTTACCGAGCTGGGGGTGGCGCGAATTACCCCCCTGCTGACAGAGCGCACCGTGTTGGAACCGGGATCTGGGCGGCAGGAACGCTGGCAAAAAATTGTGCGGGAGGCCGCAGAACAATGTGAGCGGTTGCGCTGGCCTCAGGTCGATCCCCCCACCCCTTGGACAAGTTGGCTGGCGGAGCTGCAAGCCGTTCGCGCTACTCGGACGGAGTCCTTCTGGTGGGGTATAGCCGTGGCGCGCGAGAACGCCCCCCTGCTGGTGCAGGCCCTGCCAAAGCTGCAGATCCCGGCCTTGGCCATAGCCATTGGCCCAGAAGGGGGCTGGACGGTTGCCGAACGTCGGCAGGCTGAGGAATATGGGGGAGTGTCCGTCTCCCTTGGCCCTACCATCTTGCGAGCCACCACCGCCGCTGTTGTTGCCACCAGCCAAATTGCCGCCACCTACTCCTGGTTGGACTCGAGCTTGGATCGGGGTCATTTGGCTCCGCTAGCGACGGGGAGTGTTGTCGCCGATAATCAATAA
- the hisS gene encoding histidine--tRNA ligase, translating to MEMIQAVRGTRDILPQEVRLWQQVEASAREILGRANYQEIRTPILELTELFARSIGSATDVVGKEMYSFSTRGEQEVSLRPENTAGVVRAYIQHGLQTAGDVQRLWYCGPMFRYERPQAGRQRQFHQLGVELLGSRDPRADAEVIALAWELLQAVGAENLSLRLNSLGDLQDRRAYRQALVDYLTPLREKLDPDSQERLTRNPLRILDSKDPRTREIAEGAPKLPDYLGPESRAFFEQVQAHLQMLDIPYQLDPYLVRGLDYYTDTAFEIVSPDLGSQSTVCGGGRYDGLVEELGGPSTPAVGWAVGMERLVLLLQKKQGEAPPAPVEVYVISRGAKAEAQSLRIAQALRRAGFCTELDLSGSAFGKQFKRASRSGATWAVVLGDAEAAAGEVQLKHLPTGQQQTLLQADLVKYLASHSGQQCGAPKVMELC from the coding sequence ATGGAGATGATCCAGGCGGTGCGGGGCACCCGAGATATTCTGCCGCAGGAGGTGCGGCTCTGGCAGCAGGTGGAAGCCAGCGCCCGAGAGATCCTGGGACGGGCCAACTACCAAGAAATTCGCACCCCCATCCTGGAGTTGACGGAGCTCTTTGCCCGCAGCATTGGCAGTGCCACTGACGTGGTGGGCAAGGAGATGTACTCCTTCAGCACCCGTGGCGAGCAAGAGGTGAGCCTGCGCCCAGAGAACACAGCAGGTGTGGTGCGGGCCTACATCCAGCACGGGCTGCAAACGGCTGGAGATGTGCAACGCCTCTGGTATTGTGGGCCGATGTTTCGCTATGAGCGTCCCCAGGCGGGGCGGCAACGCCAGTTCCACCAGTTGGGGGTAGAGCTGCTGGGCAGCCGGGATCCCCGCGCCGATGCGGAAGTCATCGCCTTGGCCTGGGAGCTGTTGCAAGCGGTGGGGGCGGAGAACCTGAGCTTGCGGCTCAATTCCCTGGGGGATCTGCAGGATCGGCGGGCCTATCGCCAGGCCCTGGTGGACTACCTCACTCCCTTGCGGGAGAAGCTGGATCCTGACTCCCAAGAGCGTCTCACCCGCAACCCGCTGCGCATTCTGGATAGCAAGGATCCCCGCACCCGCGAGATTGCCGAGGGGGCCCCCAAGCTGCCGGATTACCTCGGCCCAGAATCGCGGGCTTTCTTCGAGCAGGTGCAAGCTCACCTGCAGATGTTGGATATTCCCTACCAGTTGGATCCCTACTTGGTGCGGGGCCTGGACTACTACACCGACACCGCCTTTGAGATCGTCTCACCTGACTTGGGATCCCAGAGTACCGTCTGTGGGGGTGGTCGCTACGACGGCTTGGTGGAAGAGCTGGGCGGACCTTCTACCCCAGCGGTGGGCTGGGCCGTCGGCATGGAGCGGCTGGTGCTGCTGTTGCAAAAGAAACAAGGGGAGGCTCCGCCAGCACCGGTCGAGGTTTACGTGATCTCCCGTGGGGCGAAGGCTGAGGCCCAATCCCTCCGGATCGCTCAAGCGCTGCGCCGAGCCGGTTTCTGCACCGAGCTGGATCTGAGCGGCAGCGCCTTTGGCAAGCAGTTCAAACGGGCCAGCCGCAGCGGCGCAACTTGGGCTGTTGTGCTAGGGGATGCGGAAGCTGCAGCCGGAGAGGTACAGCTTAAGCACCTGCCTACAGGGCAACAGCAAACCCTTTTGCAAGCCGATCTGGTTAAGTATCTGGCATCCCATTCGGGTCAGCAGTGCGGAGCACCTAAGGTGATGGAGCTATGTTAA
- a CDS encoding phycocyanobilin:ferredoxin oxidoreductase produces the protein MFTAPALSAQLHPLIQGLSEAILNVWGSTLTLAPYPLPEDLGYVEGRLEGEKLQIENRCYQGDPFRKLHLELAQAGQSLDILHCVMFPQPQYPLPLFGCDIVVGRGQVSAAIVDLSPVTPSLPDLYIQELEALGSHLVPFQHRRRLPEWGTIFSPYCLFVRPADEAEADRFLHFARRFLEIHCRLAQQIPPQTDPGQILAHYQGQQRYCSQQQQNDRTRRVLEKAFGPAWAERYMNTVLFDLPPSPVQI, from the coding sequence ATGTTCACCGCTCCTGCTCTCTCTGCCCAACTGCATCCGCTCATTCAGGGCTTATCTGAGGCAATCCTGAACGTTTGGGGATCTACCCTCACCCTAGCCCCCTATCCTCTGCCTGAAGATCTGGGCTACGTGGAAGGCCGCCTAGAGGGTGAGAAATTGCAAATTGAAAACCGCTGCTACCAAGGGGATCCCTTTCGCAAACTGCACCTGGAGCTGGCCCAGGCCGGGCAGAGCCTGGATATTCTCCATTGCGTTATGTTTCCGCAGCCGCAGTACCCGCTGCCGCTGTTCGGTTGCGACATTGTGGTCGGTCGCGGACAGGTGAGCGCCGCCATTGTCGATCTCTCGCCGGTGACCCCCAGCTTGCCCGATCTCTATATCCAGGAGCTGGAAGCGTTGGGATCCCATCTCGTCCCTTTCCAACACCGGCGCCGGTTGCCGGAGTGGGGCACGATTTTTTCTCCCTACTGTCTGTTCGTGCGTCCTGCCGACGAAGCAGAGGCCGACCGCTTTTTGCACTTTGCCCGCCGTTTCCTGGAAATTCACTGCCGGCTGGCGCAGCAGATCCCCCCACAGACGGATCCCGGCCAGATTTTGGCCCACTACCAGGGGCAGCAGCGCTATTGCAGCCAGCAACAGCAGAACGACCGCACCCGCCGCGTTTTGGAAAAAGCCTTCGGTCCCGCCTGGGCAGAGCGCTACATGAACACCGTCCTTTTCGATTTGCCTCCCAGTCCCGTGCAGATCTAG
- the prmA gene encoding 50S ribosomal protein L11 methyltransferase translates to MIFWRLENFGCRGMTSQAYGEDQICIHAYLPWPHVSLLDLAALSLRLQQDALIAGQRVPKLRWERIEAEDWSSSWKQHWQPQPIGDKLLICPAWLDPPPHPGRHLLRLDPGMAFGTGTHPTTQLCLESLEMRLESWGGDPPAATLADVGCGSGILSLAAALLGVKRVFAVDIDPLAVQATMHNRDLNGLTDRIVVAQGSLEQIPEMVDGLVCNILADVILDMIPEFRLVVKEGGWLILSGILIEQAKLVAEMLEANEWVVAALWRRGEWCCLNARMT, encoded by the coding sequence CTGATCTTTTGGCGGCTGGAGAATTTTGGCTGTCGGGGCATGACCAGCCAAGCCTATGGCGAAGATCAGATTTGCATTCACGCCTATCTGCCTTGGCCTCACGTCAGCCTCTTGGATTTGGCAGCCCTCTCCCTGCGCCTGCAGCAGGATGCCCTCATTGCCGGTCAGCGGGTTCCCAAGCTGCGCTGGGAACGCATAGAGGCGGAAGATTGGAGCAGCAGTTGGAAGCAGCACTGGCAGCCCCAACCCATCGGGGATAAGTTGCTCATTTGTCCGGCCTGGCTGGATCCGCCCCCTCACCCCGGTCGGCACCTGTTGCGGCTGGATCCCGGTATGGCCTTCGGCACGGGCACTCACCCCACCACGCAGCTCTGTCTGGAGTCGCTGGAGATGCGCCTGGAGAGCTGGGGAGGGGATCCCCCGGCGGCGACGCTGGCGGATGTGGGCTGTGGATCCGGCATTTTGTCGTTGGCGGCGGCCCTGTTGGGGGTGAAGCGGGTGTTTGCGGTGGACATCGACCCCCTGGCGGTGCAAGCCACGATGCACAACCGCGATCTCAACGGCCTGACGGATCGCATTGTGGTCGCTCAGGGCAGCCTGGAGCAGATTCCCGAAATGGTGGATGGGCTGGTGTGCAACATCCTGGCAGATGTGATCCTGGATATGATCCCGGAGTTTCGGCTGGTGGTGAAGGAGGGGGGATGGCTGATCCTCAGCGGCATCCTCATCGAGCAGGCCAAGTTGGTGGCGGAGATGCTGGAGGCCAACGAATGGGTGGTGGCAGCCCTCTGGCGACGGGGGGAATGGTGTTGTCTGAACGCACGCATGACCTGA